Proteins from one Cervus canadensis isolate Bull #8, Minnesota chromosome 25, ASM1932006v1, whole genome shotgun sequence genomic window:
- the LOC122427422 gene encoding keratin, type II cytoskeletal 72, protein MSRQLNLYPGGERLAFSGCSAIISSRVSSSTASFRASGVKGTAIFGSRSLFNCGGGRRLALSSSTGRGVSALGPCAATGGGRRGGFVGTVFGSAGLGPACPSVCPPGGIPQVTVNKSLLSPLNVELDPEIQKVRAQEREQIKALNNKFASFIDKVRFLEQQNQVLGTKWELLQQLDLNNCKNNLEPILEGYTSNLRKQLETLSGDRVRLDSELRSMRDVVEDYKKRYEVEINRRTAAENEFVMLKKDVDAAYMNKVELQAKVDSLTDEIKFLKCLYEGEIAQIQSHISDTSVILSMDNNRDLDLDSIIAQVRTQYEEIALKSKAEAEALYQTKIQELQATAGQHGDDLKLTKAEISDLNRMIQRIRSEIGNVKKQCSNLEMAIADAEQRGDCALKDARAKLDELEAALLQAKEELARMMREYQELMSTKLALDMEIATYRKLLEGEECRMSGEYPNSVSISVISNTSAAAGSTGFSMGFGASSSYSYKSSAVDVKTKGSCGGSELKDASAKTSGSSCATKKASR, encoded by the exons ATGAGCCGCCAGTTGAACCTCTATCCTGGTGGGGAGCGCCTGGCCTTCAGCGGCTGCTCTGCCATCATCTCCAGCCGGGTCAGCAGCAGCACAGCCTCATTCCGGGCCAGCGGCGTCAAGGGCACAGCCATCTTCGGCAGCAGGAGCCTCTTCAACTGCGGGGGCGGCCGGCGCCTGGCCCTGAGCTCCTCGACCGGGCGGGGCGTCTCCGCCCTGGGTCCCTGCGCAGCCACTGGCGGTGGCCGCCGGGGAGGCTTCGTGGGCACCGTTTTCGGCAGCGCGGGGCTGGGGCCCGCGTGTCCGTCCGTGTGCCCACCGGGCGGCATCCCTCAGGTCACCGTCAACAAAAGCCTCCTGTCCCCCCTCAACGTGGAGCTGGACCCAGAGATCCAGAAAGTGCGCGCCCAGGAGCGGGAGCAGATCAAGGCTCTGAACAACAAGTTCGCCTCCTTCATTGACAAG GTGAGGTTCCTGGAGCAGCAGAACCAGGTGCTGGGGACCAAGTGGGAACTGCTGCAGCAACTGGACCTGAACAACTGTAAGAACAACCTGGAGCCCATCCTCGAGGGCTACACTAGCAACCTGCGGAAGCAGCTGGAGACGCTGTCCGGGGACCGGGTGAGGCTGGACTCGGAGCTGAGGAGCATGCGTGATGTGGTGGAGGACTACAAGAAGAG GTATGAGGTGGAAATTAACAGACGCACAGCTGCTGAGAATGAGTTTGTGATGCTCAAGAAG GATGTGGATGCCGCCTACATGAACAAGGTCGAGCTCCAGGCCAAGGTGGACTCCTTGACAGATGAGATCAAGTTCTTGAAGTGCCTCTATGAAGGG GAGATTGCTCAGATCCAGTCCCACATCAGTGACACATCCGTCATCCTGTCCATGGACAACAACCGCGACCTAGACCTGGACAGCATCATTGCCCAGGTCCGCACCCAGTACGAGGAGATCGCCCTGAAGAGCAAGGCTGAGGCCGAGGCGCTATACCAGACCAAG ATCCAGGAGCTGCAAGCCACAGCGGGCCAGCACGGGGATGACCTCAAACTCACCAAGGCTGAGATCTCAGATCTCAACCGGATGATCCAGAGGATCCGCTCAGAGATTGGGAACGTGAAGAAGCAG TGCTCCAACCTGGAGATGGCTATCGCCGATGCTGAGCAGCGGGGCGACTGTGCCCTGAAGGACGCCCGGGCCAAGCTGGATGAGCTGGAGGCTGCCCTGCTCCAGGCCAAGGAGGAGCTGGCCAGGATGATGCGTGAGTACCAGGAGCTGATGAGCACCAAGCTGGCCCTGGACATGGAGATCGCCACCTACCGCAAGCTGCTGGAGGGCGAGGAGTGCAG GATGTCTGGTGAATATCCAAATTCCGTGAGCATCT CCGTCATCAGCAACACCAGCGCTGCGGCAGGAAGCACCGGCTTCAGCATGGGCTTTGGTGCCTCGAGCAGTTACAGCTATAAATCCTCAGCGGTGGATGTCAAAACCAAAGGCAGCTGTGGAGGCAGCGAGCTCAAGGATGCTTCTGCCAAAACCTCAGGCAGTAGCTGTGCAACCAAAAAGGCCTCGAGATGA